TATGTACCAGGCATGAGTGGAATGTTTGGCATCTCGGCTGGGCCAGAGCAGCCTGTACAGAAGAGTTGGGCCTTACTCTGTGATCACCGCAGCTTGCAGGATAGCGGCCTTGTGCTCTGGTAAGTGCTGGCAGAAGCCTTCCTGCAGGATAGATGTTCCCACCCCCTCAGGATGAGTCTTCAGTCTGTGACGCCGTCTGTGTAGTCCCGAAGAGCCTATGTCCTAGACAGGTTCTGTCACTGCCGGTGCACAGGCTTCCCTGGGGCTTCCTCTGCAGCCCCTTGAAATCCATGTGCCATTGGACTTGGTGGGAGTTAGTGGCTTGTCCTGGGTCATGGTGTTCTGTTCACACTGCTGCCCTCGCCACACAAACGCACTGTGAAAAGGAAAGGGCCTCCAGATGTGTGATGCCTGGGACCTCTTGACAAAGCAAGAcacatctctctccctgcccctgctctctcAGGCTGGGCCAGCACCTCAGGAGGCCTAGTTACTTGATTGCCAGTGTTTGATTCCTAGAAAGTTCCATCTTTGGACTGGAAGTGCTCGTAGTTCATCACCCAGCTTCCTGGGCTGGCCCTGGTGTCCCCCGGGTGGCTAATATGCTGGATTGCTCAGGTTCTCAAAAGCTTAAGAGTCTTTCAATTCCACTGGTGGTAACTTGGCAGCAGGAATGCTGGGTGCTGAAGTATCTTCCTTGGCAGGCTGAGTTTCTGGCATCAGTCTAGAGGGGCAGTTGGGAAATGCTTTATTGCCTGCTGTGGGGTAGCCCTAAACCTGCCATGCctctggctgggggcacaggctgcCCCCTTAGTCAATACACCAAACTCTCCTCTGAGTCTTTTATAAGGCTCTCATAATAATGAGCTATCTAATCTCCTCCATCACAGATGCCTTCGTTCTTTGCACACCACTAGCATGCACCCAGCCAGTCTTGTTGAATTTATTTTGTGCATAAGAGCAAATGCACCAGCTGGTTTGGCAGTGAGAGGAACAGCTGGTGCCAATTTTGGGGAGGAGTTTAGGTCACACCTGGCTCCAGGTCAAACATAGCCAGGAGCTCCCAGCAACTCCAGCCTTGGTGCTGCTGGGATTGGTAAAGCACAGCTGGCATAACCATAAGCCTGTGTGGCAGATTCTCCTGTACGAGTGAAACTTCCGTCAGTTGCAATCTTAGGAATCCCTCAATTATACCCACTCCAGTTTAGTCTCACATGAGACTCCACTCAGCAAGGACTCTCTGTGCCAGGAGCAACAGTGGAAGGGAACAATGCACTCAGCGGGTGCCATGATGGGAGGAAGGGTTTCTGTATGGGCTGTGTGGTTAGAGGGTGTGTCAGGAAGGGAAGTACCCAGCACTGCCATCCATTGGTGTAAGAACCTTGAGTTCTAGTTCCTGGATGACTTGATTTCACTTCTAAGTGTTGAGTACTGGTTCTGACTTGTTTGCTTCCTCCTCAGCTGCTACTCAGCTGCCTGCGCTGCCGGCTAACTAGCACCAGTTCTTCAGTGGCAAGCTTTACGTCCGTCTAGTAGCTAAAGCTGCCAGTTGAAGAACTGTTGAATGTAGCCACTCTCATCTTGTCACTTGGGTTGTCTGATGTCAGCTGGATGCACGCATTGGGAGAGCAGGATGGGTGAGTTTTCAACTAATTTAGATTAACCACTTAGTTGAGGGATGACCACCTTGCTGGACTATGAAGAGCCCCACTCCTTGATCTTGATCTGTAAGCTGTACTGAAAGCAGAGCCCTGGGATAGTGAGACACTCAGGAAAAGTCTCCAGTGGATACTCTGAGGCTGGGGGGAGTGTAGGTTGAACATAAAGGGGAGTAAGTATGTCTCCATGCTAGAGTGCTTGCACCCTGGTTAATGGGAAGACCTGCAAAAGTGTCCTAAACAAGTTGTCCTTGATGTACAGAGGCCATGTTTGAACCATTAAATCCCTAAAGTAGAGGGACATGGTGGAGGTCTCAACTGCACTGGGAGCTCTCACCTTGGAGAAATGGGATGTGGTGTCTAACAGCTCTCCAACCTCCATAGGCTTCCATGGGATATGAGAGCCTGATGCCTAATGTGAAAACATGCAGGAAAAGTTGCCAACCCTTCCATGCCACCTACTGCTGTTAGACCTGGGCTTGGGCCCTTCTGCTTCTTTCTGGCTGATTATCTTTGCAGCCTTCACTTCACCAGCAATTTGGACTTGTAACCTGCTTCTAGTCACAGGAGGAAGTGCGCTTTGGCTCACCCAGAAGACCTGGGCTACCCCTGGGTGACTTGGTAGAACCTCATATTCTAATTTGCTAATGGACACCTGACTAAAGCAACTTTCTGTGCTGGTTACAGCCTTGGTGCCTAATTGCTAGGGGCAGCGTGGGAGGCTTCCTTGACCTGGACTGATGAGGACAGTTTGACCTTGACTAGCTGCCAAGCAGAGGTCCATTTCACGCCAACTGTGATGGGTTTAGTCAGCAAAGGGCTGCTGAAACCACACTCCAGGCTTCTCCTGAGCAGCTCTTCCTCACCCCCTGATGACTTGTGAGTTCACGCAGCCGTGCTGTCCTGATAGGTAATGGGGGTTCCTTGGATAGGAGTTAGCTGCACTCACAGGGATGTGCTGCCAGCCCCCAGTAGGGCAGTGGTCCTTGGACCCTTGGGGAGCTGCACACTGtcttaagatttccaaaggggtctgcagcTCCATTTGAAACTTTTTGGGGGTCTGCAAAtaaggctgaaaaccactgctgcAGAGCACTGTAGTACTGATGTGGAGATGGCAAGCTGCTTTCTGGGGCTGCTCTGTGCTGCAAATAGGGAGGACTGTAGTCGCTAAGGATAACAAGCCTGGCCCCAGACCTGAGCAGAGCTATATCTGGCAGAGGAAGGTAATGGTCACTAAAGAACATGCATCACTATGGTACAGGGCATGGGGGCgcatggcagggagtggggagtttTCTTCTTGCCCCAGCCTGATTACACAGTGGAGCAGGAAGTCCTCTCAGCGTGGCCAAAGTTGCTTTTGCTGTACATGTATACAACTGCCTCACCCTGCAGCAGCAAGTTCCATGGGTTACTTGGGGCAGCCATGATACTGCCCTTGTGTCATGACCACGTGCATGTCAGTTCCCTCCCCGATGGGAGCAGAGAACTGCTACCTTCTCAGCAGCTGTGATGGTGAAGCTATAGCACTCTCGTTCTTCTTTCCAAACAAGACGGCCTTATCTCCAGGCACAGGGATTCTCTACTAGCATGGCTCAGAGAGCTTCCAGTTCCCACGCCCCTCGTGTGCCCGCCTGCTTGCTGTGACTAAAGCTGAGCACTGTCATCCAACCAATGACATTCCAGGAACAGACACAGCGCACCTACCTGCTCTGTGGCCCTTGCACAGCTCACACAGGCAGggtgcctgatggggcaatatTCATTGATCCCACATTCCCCAGGCTATTTAGCTATTGTCAGAAGGACCCAACACACAAGCAGTCACCACATTCCTCCTACTCCATTGTACTGAGGGGGTCCTGTAGGAATGCAACCCCCCAACATGCTACCGTTCATGTGGGGCAGGCCCTGGCTGTCCCTCACAAGACGCTGGTTCCTGGGGGAAGAGCATGAACACTCCACCCTGTGTCCCATCAACTCTCCAGGCACTTCAAGTGGTGCTCTTGGCAAGGGCTTGGCTGGTCCCTGACCAAGCGCAAGCTGCTTTCCTCTGGAGGAgggaccccctccctgcagcagaaGCAGCCTGGAGGTGCTGCTTTCCAGCAAGCATGCTAAACTGAAGGTGGCATGGGCTGGGCAGTGATCACAGAGGCTTTCCCAGGGAGTGGCCCTCACATGGAGGCTAGAAAGCACAGGTGTAGCCTCTTCTCAGCAGAGCCTGCCAGACTGGTTTCTCCTCACCTTGcaagtgtgggaggggaggagaaactggCCTGATTTAGGAAccagctcccccctgctccctggctggatttATGTTCATCCAGGCTGTAAGTTGGAACCCATGGGTTATGAAGCATATTCACCAAAGGATGCTGCTACCATGGCTGATGGTCATGGGGTTGAAAAAAGCTTCAGTGGCACAATAAGCTCTTAAAGGAGCCAGACTGAGCTGCCAGGCAGGCCAGGTGAAGGTGGAGACAGGTGGGGCTGTCAGTGCTAGGAGGCTGCGCTGTTGTAAAGTGGTCTGCCAGGCCATGGCAATAGGGTTATTCCTCCAATGTGTCTTTGGCAGTAATGCCATGTGGTGGAAGGCTGTCTTCCGCTGCCTGGGGCTACTTGTTTCAGTCTGGGACCAGCGCAGGCAGCAGCAGGTGCTTTGTAAACGGCTCAATTCCAGGCATTTCAATCTCAACTTACATTAATACAGAGCTTCCTGACTGCTGGAGTCTGTCCATGGATGGGCTTCAGGCTAAGCTCCTCCTAGTCCCAAACTCAGCTGGTTTGGGGTTGGAGCTTGTCAGGCCAGAGATGAATTTATTTGATCTTCAGTCATTGTTAGGTGACCATGGTGGGGGCCCTCTGTGCCCTTGATCCATAGTCAGTCCCTTCTATTGCAGCTGGCTGGGTCTTCTGTATTGTAAGGTCAGACATGGCCTCTGGCTTCTGCTCAGGGTTGAGCATGTGCTGGAGTGTGTTTAGGGGGCAAAACATTGTTCTGAATGAGGTAGAAGCAATTGCTCTGTATGGGGCCACCTGAGCAACTTTCTCCCTTTGGGCCACCTTCCTGCTCTGTTTCCACTTCCTCCACTTCAGCTCTTTCTGCCTTGGAAGGGGCCTCCGCAGACAGCTCTTGAAATGTCAGGTGCTGACAAATATAAGGTGCCGCGAAGCATGTCGCCCTAAAGAAGGGGACAGCTCTTCCCACTTCCCCTGGCCCCTGGTGTTGTCACCACATGGCTTAGCACAGTTAAATTTTACCATTTTTAGTGCCCCTCTCATCATGCAGgagtccattgtgctctgcaaACCACACAACTACTTTTCCCACTGCTAAAATGCAGCTGTATCTGGGGAGGAACACAACAGCTACTACCACACTGAGGCAGCTTAGGCCAGAAAGTGATTGAATGCTCTATCCAGTTAAAGCCAGGGTGATTTTTAGGCTAGCAGAATGCAGTTGCCCAAAGTGGAGCTTGACCAGCTCGCACAGCTTGACTCTGCTCTGCAAACTGCCATGTGACCACCAACGACCTGGTCCATTAAATTGCCTGTGGAAAGCAGCACCTACCAGCCAGTTTGGGCACAGGAGATTCTGTAACTCTTCCCTCAGGCACAGAGCACTTCCTGCACCATCTGGCTGTTCCTGTAAAGTCTCCTCTCCAAGCAGAGATGCAGCCTGAGAGAGCTGATGATATTCCATGCTTGGGGAGAGTGGCACATAACctaggctgggggttgggattcctagggctgggaggggttgaCATGActcactagaccaggggtcggtaacctttccgaagtgctgggccgagtcttcattgattcacttaatttaaggtttcgtgtgccagtaacaccttttaatgttttttaaaaggtctctttctatgaggctataatacataactaaactattgtatggaaagtaaataaggtttttaaaatgtttaagaagcttcatttaaaattaaattaaaatgcagagccccccggactggtggccaggatctgggcagtgtgagtgccactgaaaatcagcgcaAGTGCTGCCTTTGGtacctgtgccataggttacctgtCCCTGCACTAGAGGTAGGAAACACCGAGGAAACTAATGCAATATTTAAGGTTCCCAAGCGATGCTATTATAGCAGGCCTCAGCCTAGGAAACATTTAATGTCATCTGAGTTGCTCTGGCACTGTGTGCccgtgttaactagtgggggtgCAGTATTAGTGATAATGCATTACACTTCAGTTCTTTGACATAGAGCGTGGGGCTAGATTCTAGTTGTGTGAAAGACTTTTCTCTAGGCTACAGCTCCCCTTGCTGGAGAAAAGGCGCCTCTTCCTGCTTTGCTCTTAGATGCACTACTAATCTCCGTGAAATCTCTTCTGTTTTACTGCCCGATATTCatgggcattttttaaaatcgAGCTGTCAGACGGACTGCATGGTTGGGATACGAGCTTCCCCTGTTTACTCAGACCCTGGCCATGACCCCCATTCCGCTGAGTTCCAGGACTCTGGTAGCCTGCTGTTCTTCAGCCCAACGGTTTCTCCTCTACAGAAGAGAGGACAAGTTATGTCTGGTTGATCCAGCACTTCTCTTCTCCTCCCCGCTCCTTCTCCCCATAAACTTTCCTGGTTGCTGCCCCCAAGTAAAGAGAAGGGAGGCCGTGGTTGTGATTGCAGACATGACAAGCAGAGCTCCTGCTCCATTTCATGCTGGTTTTTATTTCTCCTGAGTGGGAGGACAGGGGTATGGGAAATGATTACGCCTGCGGGGGTGTTACTGAGCCCCCAGGCAGTCTCGCATTAGGCTTGCTTCATCCAGGTTGTATCAGAGGACCTGCAACAGAGGAAAGGACCCTGAGGAAAGGCCTGCCTGTGACTGAGTGCTCTGGCCCAGGCAGGGCTGATGCTAACGAGGCAGCAGTAACCTCGTGGGGCATGAACTTAGTGGGTCAGTTGAATTACTCACTGGGCCTCTGCTTTTGAGATTTGTCTGCCAGAGTACATGACTTCGGCTACCAGGGAGACCATGGGGTCAAAGTTCAGGCTGGCAGCTGCAATCACATAATCATCCCTGAAAGAGAAAAGCCTCAGCAAATAAGTTACGCTCCTCTCCAGCCCCCTGAGTGCCAGAGCACTGCAGCCTCCGAGAGCTCAAGGGACTGAGCCATTCCAGAGCCAGCTTTATTCTGATGGGCTCTGAGCTGGTCTCCCCACGGGCGGTGACAGTGGAGGCTGTCCATGGTGAAGTGCCCACGGGGGATCAAGTGCTGAATGGGTTAAGAGTCGGGTAGAGTGAAAACAGATGCTATCCTGCTTCCTacttctcccttcctctctccaggGCTGATATGCCTCAGTCTCTGAATCCTGGCTCCCTACAGTTTTAATATTGAACCtcaaaaggaagcttttctataaACCAGGGAGGCTGTTGAAAGATCTGGCAATCTTCTCTGGTGGCCTGTTCCTCCCTTCTGTgcatgcccctgccccagcgcgcAGAAGCTGGATGGACGGCAACCCTGTTGTGCACACCCTTGGAAGGGTGGTGTGGAGCGTGCCCCCTGCGCTACTGCCAAGGACCATCCCAAGAGCTGCATACAGGCTGTTCCCCTGAGCACCGTGGACATTGGTGCTGCATCCTGCACAGGAAGAGTAAGTTCTTGGCAGATACACTGGCTGGGTCTGGCTCTGACTTGCCAAGAGTTCCAAGCTAATTGGGCTACAGATTCACTCACTTGATGTAAAAGACCAAGAACTTCAGCTGCTCCAGATTTCCCTTCACAACAGTCTCAGTGTATCCTTTCCCATAGCCTGCAAACACAGAAGATGCAGTGGGGTCTGGGCAGATGCCACCATGCCCCTTAAGCTCAATGACCAAATAActgcaggtgggtggggggaagacagctCAGTAGACCAGTGGAAGGATCCTGAGGCGGGACCTGGGCTCCATGCTCCATGCAgttagggctctggctgtggccaAGGGGAGAGAGGGTGACCCTTGTCCCCAGGGCCCTGGGGATATGACCTCTGACCCTAATGTCCTGGTCTATGACTTGACACTGGGTTTTCTGCTTTCAGCTGTAGCTTCCCCAAATTAAAGAAGGGGCTTGGGGGACTTCTCACCCTCACTCTCTCTGATTGACTTTGAGAATGGTTCAAACATCTGTCTGGGTGCTTATAAGGTCCCCAtccctgcagtatctgagcacctagcTTTGCACAGgtatggggtggggaagggtggtTGTCCCAGCTTTTCTGCTCCCCTCCTACCTGCATAGCGGATGCTTTTTCCAAGCAGGGAGGTCCAGAAGAAAGGAACAGTGTGCAAGGCCTTCTGCTTCCTCAGCATGTTTAAAGCAGCAATGTGACCTGAAATGACCCAGAAAACCCCAGGGGTGGAGAATGTATTTTTCCAGAAGATACTTACATGGGAGACTTTTAAAACTTCAGGTTCATCAGCTTTCTCATCCTGAAGCCTGTCTCCTGCCCTGGGTCAAGGTGGGAAGTGGGATTTGCTTCCAATTACTGACTcgggctggcagcagcagctacCCACCTCTGTGtgtgacccctccccctccctccctttgggCATAGCTGGCCCCATTGCAGGCCATGTGGGCTGGTCAGTGGAGCTGGTTTGGTGCATGGGTAGTGGCTCTGCATGTCCTGGCGCCCACTTGCCCAAGGCACAGGCCTCGCCGCCTTCAGTGACCATTTCTCAAGCCTGTTTTTCCAGCTGTATTGGGAAGGGAGGCAGACACAGATAGTGCTAATGCTGCTGCAGTCCCTCACCATGAGCCTGTGCTATCTGCCAGTGACGGATGGTGGCAGTTGTTTCACCGAACAGGGTGACTGGAAATGAAGTCACATCTCCAGCAGCAAAGACTCTTGGGACGTTGGTTTGCATGAACtaagaggggagaaggggggtgatTAGTGACCTAGCATGCACGGCACCTTAAACGCGATCTGTGCATGCCTCGCAGGAACTTACGCACCAAATCCACCAGGATGGCGCCTCCACGGTCCATAGCAATTGAAGTGTCCTTCAGGAAACCTGAGTTGGAGGTGACACCTTTGGGGAAAGATGGAGAAACGCAAGAGGTGTGGCAGGAGAGTGAAGAAAGCTCATGCAGGCCAGTGCAGGAGGGAGCACAGCTGTTTAAGTATCATTCAATCCAGCATGGGCTGGAGTTGGGCAAAGCACAGTAAGAACAAACAGCAGCGTATGGAGGTGAGGGTGACAATGAGAGCTGCATGAGGGGTACAGGCCGAGGGCTGGTTGAGCTTGAAGAGGGGTAATCAAATGCCAGCTCTAAGCAGGACCAGGTATTTTGGTACCAGGCGCAATGGGTGTAAGAACGGATCCCTGGGGGGACTCCTGGAGCAGCACTACAGGAAGGGAGAATGTGAGGCAATCAAGTCACAAGCATGTCCTTGGGGACTGGAGTTGGTTGGGGACAGGGTAATTATTCTCCTGGGAGTTAGTCTTGGAACGTGAGCCAGCCTGGCTCTTTTGGATACGCAGAGGTCCTGGAAGGTGAGGGGCAGCACAGATACAGACGGGGTCTACATGAAGCAAAGGTGTACGGGTTAGTCTCTTACctattcccaccaccaccacatctgCAGGTAGCTTCTCTCCACTGGCCAAAACAGCCTCTGTAACCTAGGAAAGAGGCAACACCATTCACTGAGATGCTGCCTCAGAACCTCCTCCCCCCAGAAGCACCCCCAGCCTGGCCTCGCTATGGTACTTTGCTTCCCCAGCCCCTGGACCACCCAATCCATGTTTCTGGGCCCAGGAGACTCTGATCCTAGGGGCAGTGGAGAGCAAGCTAGTGCCTGTGTATGTGATACAAGTGTAGAGTTTAGAGTCCTGGGAGACTGGAGATTACATGGCCTGTGGAAGGAACATGGGATGGGAGTAGAACGGTATAGGTCCAGATTGGAAGCAGATTTTGGGAGCAGTCCAGCTATTAAGGACTTTGTAACCTTTCTGTTCTCTCCTCGCAGCTCAGAGATTTCAGCCTTCATGTAGAATTTCACTCTTTTATTCTGCAGCATCTGAAACAAGGAAGAGGAATTACTCCAGCCCAAAATGGCTCTTCTCATCAATGTTCTATCCCTGATTAATTCAACAGTTACACATTCCTCCCCTTCCAGAAACCCAGGCAGCTAGCTGGGCCACTGGCCAGCTCTGCCCACTAGGGTTCTCCAAGTATCACCCCACCTCCCCAAGCGGGTCCTGTGGATCAGAGAGCTAGCATCTCCTACAGCTGATGGAGGAACAGCCACGCCGCCTTCTGGGCCCCCAGTCTGTGCTCAGCACATAAGGCGGGACTGTTAGCTTGGGGGAGACGTGAGCATGTGTGGCATGCAAATCAGCCAGAACTGAGAGGGGATGAGACAAGACCAGTGTGGCTAGGGAGGGATGGCTGGGGATagcctgtgtgtgtgcacatgaggCACAGCTGTCCAAGCTGGTGCGCTGAGTGCAAGGTGGGTAGGGAGGGGTAAGTGTTGTGTCTCGGGCACAGAGTGGGCGGAAGGTTTGCGCTCACTGTGTGACTGCGTGTGCAGCACTCAAGGTCAGTGTAGGGCTTCCACACCACTTGGATCTGTGTCCATTCTCTGTCCGCTATTAACTgtaccggggtaggcaacctatggcacacgtgcctttagcggcactcacactgcccgggtcctggccacatgtcacattttaatttaattttaaatgaagcttcttaaacattttaaaaaccttatttactttatatacaacaatagtttagttctatattatagactcatagaaagagactttctaacaacgttaaaatgtgttactggcatgtGGAACCTTACATCAGaatgaataaacgaagactcgggaCACCACTATACCTTCATGGCAATACCTCCGACCTGAGGCCCCAGCACTGCCTGGAAGGGGAACTCCTCTCTTTCCACCACGCAGATGGCACTAGCCTTGTCTGAAAGGAAGGCAGCAACCTCCATCCCTGCATACAATGGACATGTCTGCAGTGAAATTGGCACAAGtaccaccccccccggccccaaccTTCTCCCTGGAAATAGGGATGAAGCTGGAAACCTTTTACCCATGGGGGTGGGAAGTGTGTCAGAGATACTGCTCCTGCTGCCTGCGTTGATACAAGTATCAGTCTAGTATCCTGAATCTTTCTGGGATTCACCAGGGATCGAAGTATCACGAAGGGCAAAGACTTCTCCATCCCCCTATGCACCCCACTAGCTGCACTTCAGGCCTGTTTGCCTCCCCAGGGCACAGCAAACCTTCCCCACTCTCCCAGATGGTGCTGAACAAGGCAGCCTGACTCCTGAAGGATGAAGTGACACCTCCATAAAATAAATCCCCTTCCTCCAGGTCCAAGTGCTGTTTGCAGTTTTTAGTGCTTCCAGAGGAACAGCTTGGGGTGGGGCACCCCCCACAGAGTAATGCACAGCCCAGAACAGCACGGAGCGGCCACCCACCAGTGAGCATCGCAGCCACTCTTGGCAAAGGGCCTCTGGTTAATCAGCACACACAGTGAAAATAGATTTCAAGGCTGGGCTTACAATTAGTGATCTGACCCCACCCCTATTCTGACTCTCTGCGTGCAGTCAGGCAGCTGCTACGCCAGTCTCGTACCAATGAAGGAAGCGCCTAGAATCACCACCCTCTTGCCAGTTGCTAGGTGAAGAATCCTGTTAGCATCCTCGGGGGTTTGCAGGGAACACACGTTCTCCAGGTCTGAGCCGGggcactggagctgcctggggctgtgggagaggagaCGTCAGTTACAGTTGCGGTGCTTATTAAAAGGCAGctgtgcctgcccctccccctgcgaGCATGGTGATGCACCCCACCCAGTGGCTCCGGGCGCTGACCTCACTGAAGAGGTCAAAGACCTGCTGCACTCTTCCCTCTAAGGCTCCCTGTGCTGAGCAAACACGTGGCTGCCTTGCTTTCTCACCTGCTGCCTGTTGCAATGAGGAGCTGGTCGTACCGCTGGAAGGCCCCATCCTGGAAGTGGGCTTTCTGCCCCTGCGTGTCCACAGACACCACCTGCAGCAAGGAAGGGCACCGGGCAGTGTTTGGCTCACTGCTCCGTTCCACAGCCTGGCTAAGTACACGTAGTGCATAGCCACACAGGCACTGTCTGCTCTTTGCACCCAAGTACAAGGTGGGAGAACGCTACGGTTCCCAGTTTGGAGCCCAGCCATCCCAAGCGTCCAGTGTGCCATATGCCCCCTTCTAAAGTCACCTCCCTCCCACGCGCCTGCTGCCTGTCTGCCACTAGCTTACCCACATGTACAGCAGTGCCCCGCAGGTAAACCTGACGTCGGTGTGTGACTCCCAACATGCACTGTGTGTGCCCAGGCAGTCCAGAGGAGAAGGACAGTATTCTGCAGCAATGGTCCCCTGCTCCCAGGTCAGCGTTAGAGACAAGCACTAATGGTTTGATAAAGGTGAGCGGCTGCCGCTCCTTCACCTCTTTGTCAGTCCAAACGTCGATGCCATGAGCCTCAAAGAAGTCCTGCTGCCTCAGGTAAATGCTTTCTAGCGTCTTATCCATCGCCTGGAAGTAAAGCAAAGCAACAGGAATGAGGAGCAGCTCCACAAAGCCAATCACCCTGTTCAAGAGGTTAACAGCACCTGCGCTGCAATCTGGACTCCTGCAGTTTCCTTATGGGAAATGTTCACAGTGGGGAATGTGttttccctccccccaagccAACCGTGTCTatagcaggagggggctgcagggaatggGGTACAATCACTGGCTCAGAACTGCTGTCCAAGCCTGTTCCACGAGGAGGCACTGTAGGGAGTGGGTCAGGGACATTTGCTGAACAATGTAACCGTCCTATAACCAGGCTCTGCTCACAGCCCTGGCTAACTGGGCTCTGCTGAGGCAGCTGGTGCTCTGactaattcctctccttccccctgccctccccagcccagcccctcaaTCACAGTTCTAAGAGAAGCTCTGGCCATGCACAAACCTTGCTTAGTTGGGTCCTGTCATACGGGACATGCTTTTCTTTGGTTACCATGATGATCCTGCCTGTAAAGCCTTCCTGCCGAAGTGTTTCTGCACagaccagtgcagctgcacctgTGAGAGAAACGTGAGTCTCACCCATTCTGGCACGACTCACCAGCCACGCAGGAGGAACAAGCCCCTGGCGAAGAGACCAGCAAGACCCAGCATGTGCCCAAAGGGCTGACATACAAACTACACAACCAAAGCACTGGTGCTTGTGTTCAGACCTTGTCTACTGAGTCACTGACCTCCACCCAGGAGCAGCATTGTGTTCTCATTGCTCCTGCATCG
The Mauremys mutica isolate MM-2020 ecotype Southern chromosome 19, ASM2049712v1, whole genome shotgun sequence genome window above contains:
- the LOC123352999 gene encoding apoptosis-inducing factor 3-like isoform X2, which codes for MVPASISELETLRSTQLWTVFPASRCEWKTGRYLLLQKKKDLESDRKLKTMSERCRSNENTMLLLGGGAAALVCAETLRQEGFTGRIIMVTKEKHVPYDRTQLSKAMDKTLESIYLRQQDFFEAHGIDVWTDKEVVSVDTQGQKAHFQDGAFQRYDQLLIATGSSPRQLQCPGSDLENVCSLQTPEDANRILHLATGKRVVILGASFIGMEVAAFLSDKASAICVVEREEFPFQAVLGPQVGGIAMKMLQNKRVKFYMKAEISELRGENRKVTEAVLASGEKLPADVVVVGIGVTSNSGFLKDTSIAMDRGGAILVDLFMQTNVPRVFAAGDVTSFPVTLFGETTATIRHWQIAQAHGHIAALNMLRKQKALHTVPFFWTSLLGKSIRYAGYGKGYTETVVKGNLEQLKFLVFYIKDDYVIAAASLNFDPMVSLVAEVMYSGRQISKAEAQSSDTTWMKQA
- the LOC123352999 gene encoding apoptosis-inducing factor 3-like isoform X1, which gives rise to MDTEDSVTEQVCQESDIQDGELREVEVAGHKVLLVRNKTEFSAVGSKCTHAGASLSKGVLAGNRLRCPWHGACFNIRTGDIEEYPTLDCLPCFKVRVEDGKVLITAKKKDLESDRKLKTMSERCRSNENTMLLLGGGAAALVCAETLRQEGFTGRIIMVTKEKHVPYDRTQLSKAMDKTLESIYLRQQDFFEAHGIDVWTDKEVVSVDTQGQKAHFQDGAFQRYDQLLIATGSSPRQLQCPGSDLENVCSLQTPEDANRILHLATGKRVVILGASFIGMEVAAFLSDKASAICVVEREEFPFQAVLGPQVGGIAMKMLQNKRVKFYMKAEISELRGENRKVTEAVLASGEKLPADVVVVGIGVTSNSGFLKDTSIAMDRGGAILVDLFMQTNVPRVFAAGDVTSFPVTLFGETTATIRHWQIAQAHGHIAALNMLRKQKALHTVPFFWTSLLGKSIRYAGYGKGYTETVVKGNLEQLKFLVFYIKDDYVIAAASLNFDPMVSLVAEVMYSGRQISKAEAQSSDTTWMKQA